The segment GGGGTGTCACGGCCGTACTCGGGTGCGCCCTGGACCGGGCTGCCGTAGGCGTACGGCTGTCCGGGGTCGGGCTGCCTCGGCGGCTGCTGCTCGCCCCCGGGGTTCGCCGACCTGCGCCGGTGTTCGCTCATCTCTCCGCGGCTCCTCGGTCAGGGTGCACAGGCGAAAGAGTACGGCTCCCCGAAAGCCACCTATTCGGGCATTGGAAGCCAACCGGGACGAACCGACCGCGATTCATTACACGCCCGTTGCCCAGATGCCTTGTGATCGCGGTTACGCGTGCCCCCCTTGCTCCTTCCGTGACCCAGGGTTACTGTTGCCGATATATCGAGCCGATACATCGACGCGACACATCGGCTCGGCATACTTCGGCATGCACTGCCGAACCCCGGGCCCGCACCCGACGAGCAGGAACCCCCCACGGAAGGAGGAAGGCGGGATGAGCCGACGCTCAGGCGTCCTCGAATTCGCCGTCCTCGGCCTGCTCCACGACGCGCCCATGCACGGGTACGAGCTGCGCAAGCGGCTGAACGTGCTGCTGGGCTCGTTCCGGGCCTTCTCGTACGGAACGCTCTACCCCTGCCTGAAGAGCCTGGTCGCCCAGGGCTTCCTGGTGGAGGACAACCCGGACGTCGAGTACGTCCCGGCCACCGCCCTGAACGGCAAGCGGTCGAAGATCACCTACCGGCTCTCCCCGGAGGGCAAGCAGCGCTTCGAGGAGCTGCTCGCCGACTCCGGCCCGGAGGCCTGGGAGGACGAGCACTTCGGCGTCCGCTTCGCGTTCTTCGGCCAGACCGACCGGGCGGTCCGGATGCGCGTGCTGGAAGGCCGCCGCAGCCGGCTGGAGGAGCGGCTGGAGCGGATGCGCAGCTCCATCGCCCGCACCCGTGAGCGCTTCGACGACTACACCCTCGAACTCCAGCGCCACGGCCTGGAGTCGGTGGAGCGCGAGGTCCGCTGGCTCAACGAGCTGATCGAGACCGAGCGGGCCACCAGAACCGGACGCGGCCCCGCGTCCCCCCAGTCTTCGGACGGCCGTGGTCCGGCCGACGGGTCCTCCGACCCGCCCGGGCCACCGTACGACCGCCCGGGGCGCTCCTCCTAGCGGAGCGCTGCAGCACCGCGCCGGCCCCGCCGCCCGCGGCGCGGCCCGGGCGCCCCGCGCGCCCGATTCGGACAGATCAGAACAGTTGTGGAACGAGGTCCCCGCCACAGCACGGCGGACCTCATGAGATTCAGGGAGCAACCGGAATGGGTTCGGTTCGCGTAGCCATCGTCGGCGTGGGCAACTGCGCCGCCTCGCTGGTGCAGGGTGTCGAGTACTACAAGGACGCCGACCCGGCCGGTAAGGTCCCGGGCCTGATGCACGTCCAGTTCGGCGACTACCACGTCAAGGACGTCGAGTTCGTCGCCGCGTTCGACGTGGACGCCAAGAAGGTCGGCTTCGACCTGGCCGACGCCATCGGCAACAGCGAGAACAACACCATCAAGATCTGCGACGTGCCGCCGACCGGCGTCACCGTGCAGCGCGGCCACACCCTCGACGGCCTGGGCAAGTACTACCGCGAGACCATCGAGGAGTCCGACGAGGCTCCGGCCGACGTCGTGCAGGTCCTCAAGGACCGCCAGGTCGACGTCCTGGTCTGCTACCTGCCGGTCGGCTCCGAGGCCGCCGCGAAGTTCTACGCCCAGTGCGCCATCGACGCCAAGGTCGCCTTCGTGAACGCCCTCCCGGTGTTCATCGCCGGCACCAAGGAGTGGGCCGACAAGTTCACCGAGGCCGGTGTCCCGATCGTCGGCGACGACATCAAGTCGCAGGTCGGCGCCACCATCACGCACCGCGTGATGGCGAAGCTCTTCGAGGACCGCGGTGTCATCCTCGAGCGCACCATGCAGCTGAACGTCGGCGGCAACATGGACTTCAAGAACATGCTCGAGCGCGAGCGCCTGGAGTCCAAGAAGATCTCCAAGACCCAGGCCGTCACCTCGCAGATCCGCGACCGCGAGCTGGGCGCCAAGAACGTCCACATCGGCCCGTCCGACTACGTCGCGTGGCTCGACGACCGCAAGTGGGCGTACGTCCGCCTCGAGGGCCGCGCGTTCGGCGACGTCCCGCTGAACCTCGAGTACAAGCTCGAGGTCTGGGACTCCCCGAACTCGGCCGGTGTCATCATCGACGCCGTGCGCGCCGCGAAGATCGCCAAGGACCGCGGCATCGGCGGCCCGATCCTCTCCGCGTCCTCGTACTTCATGAAGTCCCCGCCGGTGCAGTACTTCGACGACGAGGCCAAGGAGAACGTCGAGAAGTTCATCCGCGGCGAGGTCGAGCGCTGAGCGCCCGGTCCTTGATCCCCGAGCACTGACTCGTCGGCCGGAGGGCCGTCCCGCCTCGCGCGGGGCGGCCCTCCGGCGCGTTCAGGACCAGGCGGCGTCCCAGGTGGCCGGGCCGACCACGCCGTCCACCGCGAGCCCGTGCCGCTGCTGGAAGGCCCGGCAGACCCGGGCGGAGTCGGGCCCGTACCAGCCGTCGGCGCTGATCGACCAGCCCCGGGCGGCCAGCCGCCGCTGCCACATCAGCACGTCGTCCCCGTGCAGCATCGGCGTCTGCGTCCGCAGGTACCGCCCGGGCCAGCGCGGCGGACCGGACGCCGGCGCGGTGGCCTGCCCCGCCGTCCGCGCGGCGGGCACGCCGCCGAGCGCCGGGTCGGCCGAGACGGTGCCCTCCGGGAAGGCCGGCACCCCGTACCCGTACGGCGAGCCGGGGCCGCGGCGCGGGCGGGACTTGAGGTAGACGCCGTCGCCCTCGGCGGAGCCGCTGTCGTTGGTGTTGTGGGTGGGGATGAAGTCGTCGGTGACGAACAGGCGGGAGGGTGCCGACACCGCGATGCACTGGACCTCTTCGTCGCGCACGTACTCGACGGAGACGACCCGGCGGGCCCACGCGGCGTTCCGCGGGACGAAACGCTCTGCCTTGCGTGGTGTCCTGAACGGGTTGAAGTGCGGCATGTTGACGTTCTGCACGCGGTACGCGTCCCTGGCAGGGGTGCGGTTCGGCTGTCGGGGCGAGGTGTAGTGCACATCGCGCCTGACGTTCACCGCGGCCCGGCCGCCGAGTGAGCGAACGAGCTCCTGAACGTCCCCGGCCAGGCGCTCGGAGGCCGAGGTGAACTCGATCCGCCCCCGGGCGTCAATCGACCCGTCGGTGTCCATCAGTCCTCGCAGGAGCGCCAGCCGGTCCTTGATACCGGCTCTGCGGTAGCAGGCGGGCAGGAACTTGTGCGGGGCCGTGACGCCCATCAGGCCGAACGCGCGCAGTTCCTCGATCAGCTGGTTCCTGCCCCGGCCGCCGGGTCCGATGATGCGCCAGTTCCCCTCCACAGCGTGCTCATCGGCGATGTGCGGAACCAATCGGTGACCGTCCGGCAGGCAGGAGCGCAGCTCGGCGAGGACGTCCGGGTCGGTGTTGGTGAAATGCAGTCCGCCGCCGCTGGCGCCGCCGTCCCCGATGAGCAGCCCGAGCAGGTACGGGTCGATCGGGAGCGGCTCGCCCGTCTGCCGGTACTCGACGGGTTCGATGAGGGGCACGCGCACCCGGGAACCGGGGCGGGAGACCAGGGCGGCGAGTTCCAGGGTCGTGACCACCCTCGGGCGGGCCCGGCCGTCGATCGCGACCTGCCAGAGGTGCTCCTCGCACGCCTCGGCGGCGGAGCCGTCCCGGAGGGTGATCCGGTGCACCGGTCGGATGCCCTTGGGGTGGACGCCGGTGATCTCGGAGGGCCGGCCCTCCGGATCCACGACGGGATCTCCGACCCGCAGGTCACCCATCCTCCGGTAGCCGGTGGGGGTGAGCACCCCGGCGTGCAGCGGGAGGGCGTTGCCCTCCACCGTCCGGATGGTGTCGGCGTCGTAGGCGACGACCACGCCGGTGTGGCTGCCGCCGTCGGGGCCGAGGTAGAAGGGACCGCCGAGGACGGGGTAGTCGGTCCAGCGGCCGCGGTCGCGCCACCAGGTGACGGCGGCGAGGCAGGAGGCGGTCATCGGCCAGAGGGCGTCCATGCCGGCCCGGTGGGCGGCCCAGGCTTCGAAGGTGGCGCACCAGGGCTGGCCGTCGGACCATTCCAGGCCGGGGGTCTCGGTGCTGTAGCGCTGGCGGTTGTTCCAGGTTCCGTCGGGGTCGCGGCCTTCGTGCCGGCCGACCTGGCCGAGCAGAAGGGCGGTGAACTCGTCCCGCATGGGGCCTCCCGTTGTCCGAACTGGTTCTTCCCTCCCTGCGGGGTCAACGAGCCGGGAAGCGCCGGGTCATCGGTGGTGCGGGAGCGCGCGGGGGGCGTCCGTTCGCCGGAAGTCGACCGATGTTTCACGTGAAACGGGCTCGGACGCGTGGCACCCTTGGCGGGTGATCACCGAACGCCCTCCACGCGAGGCCTCCCTGTTCGGGCTGCTGCTCGGGCTGCTGCGCGGCCCGGGGTTCCGGCGGCTGCTGACGGTCCGGCTGCTCTCGCAGTTCTCGGACGGGGTGTTCCAGGCCTCGTTGGCGGCCTTCGCGCTGTTCTCGCCGGACAAGCAGTCCTCGCCCGGCGAGATCGCCGCCGCGCTGGCGGTGGTGACGCTGCCGTTCTCGGTGGTCGGCCCGTTCACCGGCGTGATGCTGGACCGCTGGCGGCGCCGGCAGGTGCTGCTGACGGGCAATCTGGTCCGCGGCGGGCTCTGCCTGCTGACCGCCCTGCTGCTGCTCGGCGGGGTGCCGAGGTGGGGGTTCTACGCGGCGGCGCTGCTGGTGATCGGGATCAACCGGTTCATCCTGTCCGGCCTGTCGGCCTCGCTGCCCCGGGTGGTGGAGCCGTCCGCGCTGGTCACCGCGAACGCGGTCTCGCCGACCCTGGGCACGGTCGCGGCGACGGCCGGCGGCTTCCTCGGCCTGGGGCTGGGCCTGGTGGCCTCCGGTGCGGCCGGGGGCGCGCTGACGGTGGGGCTCTCCGCGCTGCTGTACCTGGTCGCCGCGCTGGCCGTGCGGCCGATCGGGCCGGACGAGCTGGGCCCCGACCTGCCGCTCGAACTCCCGCCGCTGCGGCAGGCGCTGGCCACCGCCTGGCACGACCTGCGGGCCGGCCTGGGCCACCTGCTGCGGGAGTGCCGCCCGGCGGTGCGGGCGCTGGCCGCGGTCAGCCTGGCCCGGTTCTGCTACGGCGTGCTGACCGTGGTGGTGCTGATGCTGTGCCGCTACACCTTCAACCGGGCCGAGGACGTCGACGGCGGCCTGGCCACCCTGGGGCTGGCAGTCGGGATGTCCGCGGTGGGCTTCTTCCTGGCCGCCGCGGTCAGCCCGTGGGCCACCCGCCGGCTCGGCCTGCACGGCTGGATGACGCTCTGCCTGGCCGCGGCCGCCGTGTTCGTCCCGGCGCTCGGCCTGTTCTTCCGGACGGCCCCGACCATGGCGGCGGCGCTGCTGCTGGGCGTGGTCACCCAGGGCACCAAGATCTGCGCCGACACCCTGGTGCAGGAGTCGGTCGAGGACGAGTACCGCGGCCGGGTGTTCGCGATCTACGACGTCCTGATGAACGTCTCGTACGTCGCCGCGGCCGCCGCCACCGCGCTGGTGCTGCCGCTGGACGGCCGCTCGGCGCCGGTGGTGCTGGCGCTGGCCGCGCTGTACGCGCTCGGTGCGCTGCTCTACTTCCGGGCCTCGCGCCGCAGTTGATCCCGGGCGGCCGCTAGGGTACGTGGGCGCACGGCACCGCGAAAGCCGCACATGGGGGAAGACCAGATGAGCACACCGCCGCCGCCCGGGTCCTACGGGCAGCCCAATCCGTACGGCCCGCCGGGCCAGCAGCAGCCACCGCCGTACGGCGGCCCGTCCGGCTACGCCCAGCCCGCGCCCGCGTACGGGCAGCCCTCCGGCTACGGCACGCCCCCGCCCGCGTACGGCCAGCAGCCGCCCGCCTCCGGCTACGCGCAGCCCGCGCCCGCGCCCGGGTACGAGCAGCAGCCCGGCTGGGGCCAGCAGCCCCCCGGGTACGGCCAGCAGCCGCCGGCGTACGGCCAGCAGCCCGCTCCGTACGGCCAACCGCCCACCGGGGACGGGCAGTTGCCGGCCTGGGGGCAGGCGCCGCCGCAGGCGCCCGCGAAGCGGGTCAGCACCGGCGCCCGGGTGCGCGGCGCGGCGCTCGGCGTGGGCATCCTCGTGGTGGTGTTCGGTGGCCTGTGGGGGCTGGGCGCGCTGTTCGGCGCCGGGGACAAGGGCCCGTCGGTCGGCGACTGCCTGAACGGCGGGCACAAGAAGGTGTCCTGCAGCGCCTCGGACGCCAGCTGGAAGGTGGTCGGCCGGAAGACCAGCCTGATCACCTCGTACCACTGCGGCGAGGAGTTCCCGGGCAGCACGCCCTACGACGGCCAGTACCGGGTGAAGAAGCACACCACCAAGTACCGGCTGTGCCTGAACCCGCTGAAGGGCGCGCCGGCCCCGGCCGTCGGCAAGCACTGAGGGCCGGGGCGGGTCGGGCGGGGCCTCAGTCCCGCGCCGGCTGCTCCGCCCACCAGGCGCGGAGCGCGGCCTCCGCCTCGGCCGGCTCCATCGGGCCGTGCTCCAGGCGCAGTTCGAGCAGGTGCTTGTAGGCCCGGCCGACCTCGGGGCCGGGCCGCAGGCCGAGCAGCTCCATGATCCGGTTGCCGTCCAGCGCGGGGCGGATCGCGTCCAGCTCCTCCTGCGCCTGGAGGGCGGTGATCCGCTCCTCCAGCGAGTCGTAGGTGCGGGCCAGCGCGGCGGCCTTGCGCTTGTTGCGGGTGGTGCAGTCGGAGCGGGTCAGCTTGTGCAGCCGGCTCAGCAGCGGCCCGGCGTCGGCGACGTAGCGGCGGACCGCCGAGTCGGTCCACTCGCCGCCGCCGTAGCCGTGGAAGCGCAGGTGCAGCTCGACCAGCCGGGAGACCTCGTTGACCAGCTCGTTGGAGTACTTGAGCTCGCGCATCCGCTTGCGGGTCATCTTGGCGCCGACCACCTCGTGGTGGTGGAAGGAGACCCGGCCGTCCGACTCGAAGCGGCGGGTGCGCGGCTTGCCGATGTCGTGCAGCAGCGCGGCCAGCCGCAGCACCAGGTCGGGGCCGTCGGTCTCCAGCGCGATCGCCTGCTCCAGCACCGTCAGCGAGTGCTCGTAGACGTCCTTGTGCCGGTGGTGCTCGTCGCTCTCCAGCCGCAGCGCGGGCAGTTCGGGCAGCACGTGGTCGGCCAGGCCGGTGTCGACCAGCAGCCGCAGGCCCTTGACCGGGTGCTCGGCGAGCAGCAGCTTGTTCAGCTCGGCCTGGACCCGCTCGGCCGAGACGATGCCGATCCGGTCGGCCATCGCGGTCATCGCGGCGACCACCTCGGGCGCCGGGTCGAAGTCCAGCTGGGCGGCGAACC is part of the Kitasatospora setae KM-6054 genome and harbors:
- a CDS encoding MFS transporter; protein product: MITERPPREASLFGLLLGLLRGPGFRRLLTVRLLSQFSDGVFQASLAAFALFSPDKQSSPGEIAAALAVVTLPFSVVGPFTGVMLDRWRRRQVLLTGNLVRGGLCLLTALLLLGGVPRWGFYAAALLVIGINRFILSGLSASLPRVVEPSALVTANAVSPTLGTVAATAGGFLGLGLGLVASGAAGGALTVGLSALLYLVAALAVRPIGPDELGPDLPLELPPLRQALATAWHDLRAGLGHLLRECRPAVRALAAVSLARFCYGVLTVVVLMLCRYTFNRAEDVDGGLATLGLAVGMSAVGFFLAAAVSPWATRRLGLHGWMTLCLAAAAVFVPALGLFFRTAPTMAAALLLGVVTQGTKICADTLVQESVEDEYRGRVFAIYDVLMNVSYVAAAAATALVLPLDGRSAPVVLALAALYALGALLYFRASRRS
- a CDS encoding CCA tRNA nucleotidyltransferase — its product is MALPGLTEAQTLGLQELLRVSPVADEIARRFQEAGHRLSLVGGSVRDALLGRLGNDLDFTTDARPQQILKLVKGWADAVWDVGIAFGTVGARKDTPEGSFLIEITTYRSEAYDRSSRKPEVSYGDSIEQDLVRRDFTVNAMAVDLPGRGFVDPHRGLDDLEARVLRTPATPEESFSDDPLRMMRAARFAAQLDFDPAPEVVAAMTAMADRIGIVSAERVQAELNKLLLAEHPVKGLRLLVDTGLADHVLPELPALRLESDEHHRHKDVYEHSLTVLEQAIALETDGPDLVLRLAALLHDIGKPRTRRFESDGRVSFHHHEVVGAKMTRKRMRELKYSNELVNEVSRLVELHLRFHGYGGGEWTDSAVRRYVADAGPLLSRLHKLTRSDCTTRNKRKAAALARTYDSLEERITALQAQEELDAIRPALDGNRIMELLGLRPGPEVGRAYKHLLELRLEHGPMEPAEAEAALRAWWAEQPARD
- a CDS encoding peptidoglycan-binding protein; amino-acid sequence: MRDEFTALLLGQVGRHEGRDPDGTWNNRQRYSTETPGLEWSDGQPWCATFEAWAAHRAGMDALWPMTASCLAAVTWWRDRGRWTDYPVLGGPFYLGPDGGSHTGVVVAYDADTIRTVEGNALPLHAGVLTPTGYRRMGDLRVGDPVVDPEGRPSEITGVHPKGIRPVHRITLRDGSAAEACEEHLWQVAIDGRARPRVVTTLELAALVSRPGSRVRVPLIEPVEYRQTGEPLPIDPYLLGLLIGDGGASGGGLHFTNTDPDVLAELRSCLPDGHRLVPHIADEHAVEGNWRIIGPGGRGRNQLIEELRAFGLMGVTAPHKFLPACYRRAGIKDRLALLRGLMDTDGSIDARGRIEFTSASERLAGDVQELVRSLGGRAAVNVRRDVHYTSPRQPNRTPARDAYRVQNVNMPHFNPFRTPRKAERFVPRNAAWARRVVSVEYVRDEEVQCIAVSAPSRLFVTDDFIPTHNTNDSGSAEGDGVYLKSRPRRGPGSPYGYGVPAFPEGTVSADPALGGVPAARTAGQATAPASGPPRWPGRYLRTQTPMLHGDDVLMWQRRLAARGWSISADGWYGPDSARVCRAFQQRHGLAVDGVVGPATWDAAWS
- a CDS encoding PadR family transcriptional regulator, with the translated sequence MSRRSGVLEFAVLGLLHDAPMHGYELRKRLNVLLGSFRAFSYGTLYPCLKSLVAQGFLVEDNPDVEYVPATALNGKRSKITYRLSPEGKQRFEELLADSGPEAWEDEHFGVRFAFFGQTDRAVRMRVLEGRRSRLEERLERMRSSIARTRERFDDYTLELQRHGLESVEREVRWLNELIETERATRTGRGPASPQSSDGRGPADGSSDPPGPPYDRPGRSS
- a CDS encoding LppU/SCO3897 family protein, with product MSTPPPPGSYGQPNPYGPPGQQQPPPYGGPSGYAQPAPAYGQPSGYGTPPPAYGQQPPASGYAQPAPAPGYEQQPGWGQQPPGYGQQPPAYGQQPAPYGQPPTGDGQLPAWGQAPPQAPAKRVSTGARVRGAALGVGILVVVFGGLWGLGALFGAGDKGPSVGDCLNGGHKKVSCSASDASWKVVGRKTSLITSYHCGEEFPGSTPYDGQYRVKKHTTKYRLCLNPLKGAPAPAVGKH
- a CDS encoding inositol-3-phosphate synthase; translated protein: MGSVRVAIVGVGNCAASLVQGVEYYKDADPAGKVPGLMHVQFGDYHVKDVEFVAAFDVDAKKVGFDLADAIGNSENNTIKICDVPPTGVTVQRGHTLDGLGKYYRETIEESDEAPADVVQVLKDRQVDVLVCYLPVGSEAAAKFYAQCAIDAKVAFVNALPVFIAGTKEWADKFTEAGVPIVGDDIKSQVGATITHRVMAKLFEDRGVILERTMQLNVGGNMDFKNMLERERLESKKISKTQAVTSQIRDRELGAKNVHIGPSDYVAWLDDRKWAYVRLEGRAFGDVPLNLEYKLEVWDSPNSAGVIIDAVRAAKIAKDRGIGGPILSASSYFMKSPPVQYFDDEAKENVEKFIRGEVER